From the genome of Acidobacteriota bacterium:
GTCGGAAAAACGTAAAAACCTTTTTAAGAGTCGGGCATGGTTTTCGCAATTCCAGACACTTTTCCTGAACAGACTTGCCGTACAGGCGGCGAAGCTCCTGATCATCGATTTTCATAGTCAATGCCCATTTCCTTGAGTTTCTCTTTGAGATTTGCCAGGCCCCGATAAAGAAGATTTCTGGTTTTGTCCTGACTCCATCGAAGATAAGACGAAATTTCCTCGATGCTCAATTCCAGAAGATAGAGTTTGACGACTTGCCTTCTCGATTCAATCAGCGAATCAACGGCTTGAGAAACAAGCGCCTTCAAATGACGATCCGGTTCTGTTTCTTCAATGTAGAATTTTTCTTTTTCCGAGACATGTTTCATTTTTTCGCTATGAAAAATTCCCTCATCTCTCCTGAGCTTGCGAAACTGGTCGATGACTGAGGTGTTCACGATCT
Proteins encoded in this window:
- a CDS encoding RNA polymerase sigma factor, producing the protein MGRKTIYCYIIPWIVLLRKMENRAGTTRNSRDKELEDLLNQFTNFIKTHIQRYHPQKFGLDPEDIAQDVRIKLWRLVDSEKTITNYASYIRKIVNTSVIDQFRKLRRDEGIFHSEKMKHVSEKEKFYIEETEPDRHLKALVSQAVDSLIESRRQVVKLYLLELSIEEISSYLRWSQDKTRNLLYRGLANLKEKLKEMGIDYENR